In Bernardetia litoralis DSM 6794, the genomic window GGCAAATGCATGGTTACATTTGCAACAGGAAAAAGAACACTGTCTTTTTGCTGCTCTAAATCAGAACCAACTTGTAATAATTCTGAAACCTTTTCTCGTGTTGCTCTCCAATTTGTTTGACCTAATTCTATAAATGGATTAAGGATATTTTCATAAAAAACGCTGTGGTCAAAATTCAAATCTCCAAGAAAATTGAGTTCTGAAAGTTGGCTCATATCCAAAACAAAATCGCCAATACGAATACCTACACGAGCATCTTGTGCATTATCAGTCGAAAAAATACCAAAAGGTAAGTTTTGAATTGGAAAATCTGAATCTTTTGAAACTTCTACAAAAGACTTTAAGGCTGGATTATTTGCTTTAAATGTGTGTACTGACATGAAATGTGTATTTATTAGATTTATTTTGAGGTTAAAAAATTGCTATACTGCAAATATACATAATCGTATAGAATTGATTTTGTTTAAGTCTGTACCGAAGGTCTGACCTAGACAAAATAAGCCTTTTCAGAACTTCAAATGTTTATTTTAGATGGTCAGACCTTCGATGCAAACCAATCTAAAATACAAGATAATTTTTCGTGAAAAAGGAAGGTGCAAAAATTGTCAGAGAACCTTTTTATTTGCAATTTGATTTTTTGAGTGTATCAAAATTGCAAAAATATTTTGAGAGTTGAGGAGTTTTTTTAGGTTGAGTTTACTATCTGATAGATGATTTTGAATTTACCTTCTTCTGTTATTTCTTCTGTGGGGCTGAAAATTTTACTCAAAGTATGATAAAATATCAATATTACTTTATCTTCTACCAATAATTTTTCCTTTTTCCTCATCACACTCACATATAAATATTGAAATTCTGCCCTCCCATTTTCTCTCAAAATTTGGTTGTATTTTTTTAGTTGTTTTACAAATTCACTTTCTTTGTCATCAAGAATAAATTTTACCACAATATTATTTTGTCCTAAAATACAAAAATGAAAAACAATATTAATATTTAATTTAGAACTTATTACAAAATATTCAATACATAAATTAAAAGCTTTTGACTTTTCTCTTCTTGAAATTTCACACTTATCTAAAAGAATTTTAATCTTTTCTATAAGTTTCTTTGCTTCTTCCTGTATTTTTGGAATCAAAACAGGCGCTTCAAATAAATAAATCGGATAATTTGTAGTTTCTTTCATTTTAATAGAAGCTGTTTAAGAATAGGTAGTTATTTTTTCAAAAAAGAGGTAAAATAGTTATCATTGTAAATCTTCACATTTTGAATTTCTAACTCTTTACCTCTATGTACGTAAATTTATCAAAAAAACTATCACAGAAAATATTTTACCCTATTTAACTCAATTTAAAAAAGGTCGTAAACCTAAAGTAGCTCTTTGGCGCATTGTTAAAGCTATTATTTATCGTCTTAAAACAGGTACTCAATGGAGAGAATTACCTATCAAACAATTTTTTGGCAGAACTTCAATTAACTGGAATACAGTATATTATCACTATAATAAATGGTCAAAGTTGGAAAATTGGAAGAATTTATGGACACATTATTTATCTAAGAATCGTTCTGATATAGACCTTTCTATTTGTCATTTGGATGGTAGTCATTCACCAGCAAAACAAGGAGGAGAAGGAGTAGCTTATTCAAGCAGAAAAAGATGTAAAACAACAAATTCACTATTTCTGACTGATAAAAATGGAATTCCAGTAGCGATGTCTGTGCCTCAAGGTGGAAATCATCACGATGCTTTTGAACTTGAAAAAAATATGCAAACTATGTTAGTAGATTTGAACAAGGCAAATATTAGACATGAAGGAATTTTTCTTAATGCAGATGCTGCTTTTGATACAAATTCATTTCGTTCTTTTTGCTCGCATATGGATATTGTGGATAACATAGATTTTAATAAAAGAAATCGAAAAGATATTGATAATCAACCATTTAAAGATGAAAAAATGTATGATTTACGTTTTGCAATAGAAAGAACTAATGCTTGGTTAGATGCTTTTAAGGCAATATTGACACGATATGAAACTAAAATCCATACTTGGCAAAGCCTACATTATTTAGCTTTTACTTTGATATTTATCAGAGATAGACAGAAAATAAAACTCAATTCTTAAACAACTTCATAGATATACTGAACTAATTTTGGTTTTAGAATAAATAAACCTGTCAGACACTTTCAAAAGTGTCAGTACAGTTTAGAAACAAACTATCTGACACCTTTGAAGGTGTACTGATAGTGCCACAATTTCTAAAACCACTTCTTAACTAGTATAGTCTACTCTTCTTAACTTTTTATTATCATTGTAAAATTATAAAGACAATTATTTCTTTAGTTCATAAAAAAACTCATATTCTAATTTGGAAAAATTAAAATATGAGTTCTATATAATTCTATTTCAAGCATCAATACTTAAAAATAAATCAATTAATTATCTACGAGGTGGGCGAGAATCTCTTCCTCCTCCTCTACTATCTCTTCCTCCAGTACGGCTTCCTCCTCTGTCATTATTACGAGGTGGACGCTCTTCATAGCCTTCAGGTTTAGGCAATAATACTTTTCTTGACAAACGATATTTTCCAGAACGTTTATCTACTTCCATTAATCGTACTTGAATTTCTTCACCTTCTTCTAAAACACCTTCCATTGATGGCAAGCGTTCCCAAGTAATTTCAGAAATATGAAGTAAACCTTCTTTCCCTTTCATAAACTCTACGAAAGCACCAAATTCAGTTATTTTCTTAACTGTACCTTCATAAGTTTTTCCTTCTTCTGGTGGTGTTACAATTTCTTCAACAATAGATTTTGCTTTATTAAGTACATCTTTATCAGTTGCAAAAATAGAAACACGTCCTGTATTATTTACTTCTTCAATTGTAATCGTTGCACCAGTTTCACGCTGAATTTCTTGTACAATTTTTCCTCCAGGCCCGATAACAGCACCAATAAGTTCACGAGGAATAATAATTTGATGAATACGTGGAGCATGGTCTTTCACTTCTACACGAGCTTCAGTGATTGTTTTACTCATTTCTCCCAAAATATGCAAACGACCTTCTTTAGCTTGTAATAATGCTTTATGTAATACTTCATACGAAAGTCCATCAATTTTGATGTCCATTTGGTAAGCTGTAATTCCATTTGCAGTTCCTGTAAGTTTGAAATCCATATCTCCTAAATGATCTTCATCACCCAAAATATCAGAAAGAATTGCAAATTTACCCGTTTCACTATCTGAAATCATTCCCATAGCAATACCAGAAACAGGAGATTTAAGACTAACACCAGCATCCATAAGTGCTAACGAACCAGCACAAACAGTAGCCATTGAAGACGAACCATTTGATTCTAAAATATCAGAAACTACACGAACTGTATAAGGATTGTCTTCATAAGAAGGCAAAATATTTTTCAAAGCACGCATAGCCAAGTTTCCATGACCTACTTCACGACGACCAGGCCCACGATTAGGACGAGCCTCACCAGTAGAGAATGCAGGGAAATTATAATGTAAAATAAAACGATTATAACCAGAATTCATTGCTCCATCAATCATTTGTTCGTCTAGTTTTGTACCTAGAGTAACTGTTGTAAGTGATTGAGTTTCGCCACGAGTAAAGACAGCCGAACCATGTGCAGAAGGTAAATAATCAATTTCTGACCAAATAGGACGTACTTCGTTTGTTTTTCTTCCATCCAAACGTGTTCCTTCATCTAATACAAAATTACGAGCAGCAGATTTGTACATTTTTTTGAAATATGTACCTATCAATTTTGTATTCATTTCGTGGTCTTCAGGAAGCGTATCAATATATGATTGTTTGATGGCTTTAATTGCTTCTCCTCTTTCAGATTTACTTCTTGAAACTCCTGCTTTTACTGAATCATAAATTGCTTGATAATAATTTTCGTGAAGCATTTTTTCTAATTCTTCATCTCCTTCAGGCTGCAAATGTTCTCTTTTTACTGTATTTCCAACAGCCTCAGCCATTTCTCTTTGCAATGTACATTGTAGCTTAATTGTTTCGTGAGCTACTTGAATTGCTTTCAATAAATCCTCTTCACTTACTTCTTTAGATTCTCCTTCTACCATCATGATATTGTCGAATGTTGCAGCGACAATACATTCCAAACTAGCCTCTTCCATTTGTGCAGGCGTTGGATTGATTATATATTCTTCTCCTAATTTGATTACTCGTACTTCAGACATTGGCTCAAGCATCGGCAAATCAGAAACTGCGATTGCAGCCGAAGCAGCAAAACCAGCCAAAGCATCAGGCAAAACATCGCTATCAGCAGAGATAAGCGAAATCATAATCTGAGTTTCGTTGTGATAATTATCTGGAAAAAGAGGACGAACAGCTCTATCTATAATTCTTGAAACAAGAATTTCGTGGTCAGATAATCTTCCTTCACGCTTCAAAAAGCCTCCTGGAATACGACCATTAGAAGCAAATTTTTCTTGATAATCAACAGAAAGAGGGAAAAAATCCATTCCTTCACGAGGTTCTTTTGCACCTACTACGGTAGCCAAAAGCATTGTTTTACCCATTCTTACTACTACTGCGCCACTTGCTTGTTTGGCAAGTACGCCAGTTTCTACACTTATTTCTCGTCCGTCGGGGAGAGAAACCGTTTTGATAATCGGATTTGGTTTCATTTACGTTTTTTAATTTTTGTGTTTATTTGATACGAAGATACAGTTTTTTTTATTATTTCGATTAATTTTTTAAGTTTGTTCATTTAAACCCTAAGGGTCGCTGAAGACCCTTAGGGTTTTCATAAAAGCACAAAAAAAAGGAACTCTCAAAATTAATTTTGGGAGTTCCTTTTTGTATAAACATCTTTTTAAAAAGATTATTTACGAATGCCTAATTCTTTGATAATAGCACGGTAACGCAATACGTCAGTTTTGATAAGATAATCTAATAAACTACGACGCTTACCTACCAATTTCAAAAGACCTAAACGACTAGCGTGGTCTTTTTTGTGGACTTTCAAGTGTTCTGTAAGGTAGTTGATACGGTATGTGAAAAGAGCGATTTGAGATTCTGATGAACCTGTATCTGTTTTACTTTTAACAAGACCATTTTTTTCAAAAATGCCTTCTTTTACGTCTGGAGTTAAATATGCTGTTCTAGCCATTTTATATTGTTGTACTATTTGTACGTTTTGGTTCGATTAAATGCTAAGGTCAATTTTTGCAATCCATTCAATCTTATAATTTTGGGTTTTGCTTCAAAAATAAATTTCATTTCTGATTAAATCCAACCTCGGCAATCATCTTAATAGATAATTGAATGGGGTGCAAAAGTACGATGTTTTTTTGGGAATTGCAATTTAATAATTTAACTTTTTTCTTGTTTTTCTCTTGCTTCTTTCTTATATTTTTCAAAAAAAAGTCAGAAAACTCAAAATTAAATTTTCTGACTGTTTATTGACTATACATTTCGCAGACTAAAGTCCACACTACCAAATCAATTACAATTTATAAGCAATGCCAAGCATCAACCCCAAACTTTTCTTTCTAAATCTATCATTATCAAAAGCAAATTTATCATCTGTTGTGTATTCTGAAAACACAAAACTCGCTCCTGCACGAAGTCCAATTTTATCACTTACATCATATTGAGCATAAAATTCAGAGTTCAGACTTCCAATATCATAATCTCCTGTCAAAAGAACATTAAAATTAGTAACTGAAGCATTCGAAGTTGTGGCAGGAATATTTTCACTATGTGAATAAAAAACACTTTCTTGGTCTTTTCCAAAACTAAAACCAATCGCATCAATATTAAAACCTACACTAAATTTAGGTGTAACCTTGTACATCAAGAAAATAGAAGCATTCAAAGAGTTTATTTGTGAATTTGGTAAAAACAAAGTATCTAGTTTTTCTTCATTTTGGGGAGTGAAAAGATTACCCTCCGAGACATCAGCTGGGGCAGTTATATAATCTCCATTTGTACCAGAATAAGACGTAAAGCGAACACCATAACCAATATAGAAACGTTTTTTGAAAGCAACTGGATGTAAACGAGAAAAGGCTAAAGCTCCAGAAAAGCCTCCATCATAGATTCCTGCTGTGAGGTTTATATCTGAATAAACTTGATTTGAATTCGTTTCTGTGTTTTCTTGAGAATAGCTGTACTTAGGGAATAATACCAAAGCAAGCATAAAAATAAAGGGTACGAAAATCTGTACTTTTTTCATAAAAAGTGTTTTTTAATAAATAAATAAGTAGTGGTTGAATTATCTGTTCCCTTTTTTTCTAAAAATACACATTTTATTCTGAAACTGACAAAATAATTTTTCCTTTATTCTGATTTGTTTCCATGTGTTTGTGTGCTTGTTCTGCCAAAGTCCAATCAAAAATGCTATCAATGACAGGTTTTAATTTGTGATTTTGAAATAACGGCAAAGCAAATTCTGAAAATTGCCTTATAAGTTCTCTTTGATATTCCAAAGAACGAGAACGCAATGTCGAACCTGTAATCTGAATTCTTTTTATCAAGATTTTTGAAAGATTTGCATTTTCTAATTTTGCGCCACTCATCGCTGCCAAAATCGCCATCTTTCCATCCACAGCAATACAATCAATATTTTGTTTCCAATAATTTTGACCAATAAAATCAATGATATAATTTACTCCTTTTCCTTCGGTTTGTTCTGAAATTACTTTTGCAAAATCTTCATTTTTATAATCAATAACTATATCAGCACCTAAATTTTTACAAAATTCATGTTTTGATTTAGAAGCCGTTACAAAAACTTTCATTCCCACAACTTTACAAATCTGAATAGCTGCCGAACCAACACCACTAGCTCCAGCATGAATCAAAATTGATTTTTGATTTTCAGTCTTTTCATTTCCCAAAAAAGTCCAGAAAATAGTTTGAAAAGCTGTCAAAAACACTTCTGGAATTGCTGCTGCCTCTTCAAAAGAAAAATGCTTTGGTTTTGAGATTGCCATTTGTGCATCTATGGTAGCATATTCTGCATAAGCTCCACCTCCAACAAGTCCGAAAACTTCATCACCTATTTTGTGATTAGTTACATTTTTTCCAATTTCTACTATTTCTCCAGCTATTTCTAAACCTAAAATAGTTGATGCTCCTTTTGGTGGTGGATATTTTCCTGCTCGTTGTAAAAGGTCTGCTCTATTTAAAGCTGTTGCTTTTACGTTTATCAAAATTTCATTTTCTGATAAAATTGGTTTTTCTGTTTCTCCTATGTATAAAGGTTCTTTTGGATTTTCAGAATTAAATAAAATTGCTTTCAAAATTGTTTTTTTTTATTCAGATTAGGTAATCCGAAAGCTAAAGCATTCGGTACGATTTCACACACTAAAGTGTGTACTACATTTTGCAACAAAAAACCTATTTATACAAAAATAAATAGGTTTTTTGAGGTTTTAGAAGCTAATACAAATCTATTTACTTCTAAACTCCTGGAGTTGGAGGAGGAGTTGATGGGTCTGCATCCGTACTAGGCGAAGCATTTTGAGCTAATCCTAATTTTGCTTTCAATTCTAAAAGAGAAGCCGAAGATGAGGTTGAAGATGAACCTAGAGCTTTTTCTACATCATCATCAACAGATGTACTCATAGCTGCAATCTCGCCATACGATTCTGCTAATGCTTCCTCTTGT contains:
- the rpsO gene encoding 30S ribosomal protein S15, coding for MARTAYLTPDVKEGIFEKNGLVKSKTDTGSSESQIALFTYRINYLTEHLKVHKKDHASRLGLLKLVGKRRSLLDYLIKTDVLRYRAIIKELGIRK
- a CDS encoding IS5 family transposase, whose amino-acid sequence is MLPYLTQFKKGRKPKVALWRIVKAIIYRLKTGTQWRELPIKQFFGRTSINWNTVYYHYNKWSKLENWKNLWTHYLSKNRSDIDLSICHLDGSHSPAKQGGEGVAYSSRKRCKTTNSLFLTDKNGIPVAMSVPQGGNHHDAFELEKNMQTMLVDLNKANIRHEGIFLNADAAFDTNSFRSFCSHMDIVDNIDFNKRNRKDIDNQPFKDEKMYDLRFAIERTNAWLDAFKAILTRYETKIHTWQSLHYLAFTLIFIRDRQKIKLNS
- the pnp gene encoding polyribonucleotide nucleotidyltransferase, whose product is MKPNPIIKTVSLPDGREISVETGVLAKQASGAVVVRMGKTMLLATVVGAKEPREGMDFFPLSVDYQEKFASNGRIPGGFLKREGRLSDHEILVSRIIDRAVRPLFPDNYHNETQIMISLISADSDVLPDALAGFAASAAIAVSDLPMLEPMSEVRVIKLGEEYIINPTPAQMEEASLECIVAATFDNIMMVEGESKEVSEEDLLKAIQVAHETIKLQCTLQREMAEAVGNTVKREHLQPEGDEELEKMLHENYYQAIYDSVKAGVSRSKSERGEAIKAIKQSYIDTLPEDHEMNTKLIGTYFKKMYKSAARNFVLDEGTRLDGRKTNEVRPIWSEIDYLPSAHGSAVFTRGETQSLTTVTLGTKLDEQMIDGAMNSGYNRFILHYNFPAFSTGEARPNRGPGRREVGHGNLAMRALKNILPSYEDNPYTVRVVSDILESNGSSSMATVCAGSLALMDAGVSLKSPVSGIAMGMISDSETGKFAILSDILGDEDHLGDMDFKLTGTANGITAYQMDIKIDGLSYEVLHKALLQAKEGRLHILGEMSKTITEARVEVKDHAPRIHQIIIPRELIGAVIGPGGKIVQEIQRETGATITIEEVNNTGRVSIFATDKDVLNKAKSIVEEIVTPPEEGKTYEGTVKKITEFGAFVEFMKGKEGLLHISEITWERLPSMEGVLEEGEEIQVRLMEVDKRSGKYRLSRKVLLPKPEGYEERPPRNNDRGGSRTGGRDSRGGGRDSRPPRR
- a CDS encoding NAD(P)H-quinone oxidoreductase, with amino-acid sequence MKAILFNSENPKEPLYIGETEKPILSENEILINVKATALNRADLLQRAGKYPPPKGASTILGLEIAGEIVEIGKNVTNHKIGDEVFGLVGGGAYAEYATIDAQMAISKPKHFSFEEAAAIPEVFLTAFQTIFWTFLGNEKTENQKSILIHAGASGVGSAAIQICKVVGMKVFVTASKSKHEFCKNLGADIVIDYKNEDFAKVISEQTEGKGVNYIIDFIGQNYWKQNIDCIAVDGKMAILAAMSGAKLENANLSKILIKRIQITGSTLRSRSLEYQRELIRQFSEFALPLFQNHKLKPVIDSIFDWTLAEQAHKHMETNQNKGKIILSVSE